Genomic DNA from Schistocerca serialis cubense isolate TAMUIC-IGC-003099 chromosome 5, iqSchSeri2.2, whole genome shotgun sequence:
GTGAGTTCAGTGTTGCACAAAATCAGTAAATCTgctattcagaaaaaaaaaaatacttactagTATCAAAATCTGTAGGCACATATTTAAACTAAATTCCAAGAAAATTATGACTGCTTTTCAGATGAAACTTGTCGATCAGATGAGTTCACATGTGGAAACTCAAAGTGCATTCAACAACGATGGGTCTGTGATAGAGATGACGATTGTGGAGACGGATCAGATGAAAAGGACTGTCCAAAAACAACCTGCGCTCCAGAGACAGAATTCAATTGCTCTGATAACAACATGTGTATTACCGCCAGGTGGCAGTGTGATGGTGATCTTGACTGCCAAGACGGCTCCGATGAACAGGTATATCTTCTTTAATAACATATACATTTCTTTGTTACTCTTTCTCTGTTGTAACTACACAGATAAAAATGAACCTCATTTTGTAAAGAGGCACAAATTACATTCAAAGTTAAGTTAATTCATTATGTTCAGAGGTTGGAAAACCATTTCCTGAGACCATACAAATGTTGAGAGATCCTGTCATCTAAGATGCCAGTGAAAATTTAATGAGTGATAAAACTTCAGAGCCCGTGTATAGATAACAAGAAATACCCAAACAAGCCACACTCAATTTTCATGGTTGCACACTACCATTATAACAAAATTATCAATTATATTACTTTTACTGCAAAACTTACTGCTCCGTAATATTCCAGTTGATACTTTGTCCAGTCCTTTCATTACAATGAAATGTGCCcaacaaaatgttaaattttgCTTGCCCAATACATAATTTAAAACTGTTCCTTTGATAGAATGACAAACTTTCTGTCAGTGAatcgtctatatatatatatttctggggCTATAGTGACTAAAATGCTAAGTTATAACTTTGCTGTCACTGTTCTTCACTCATTCATGCATTCATTCACATATTGTGTTTCATAAATCCCATCACAAAGCCTTCTGGGATGTGAAACAAGGTAGCAGGGCGACAGTAGTAAAGTTTATTAGCAACAGATTCTTTCTACTGGTAACTTACTCAAACTCATAAATATGGAAATAacttctagattactttatatATGTATATGAGTATTAGGAGGAAAGCAGTTGCTTTGAAAGCCACTGCTCCTCCTCTGTAATTCCAAAGCGATTGTATTTTATGTAATACAACATTAATAATTAAGCAtaattttatattaaaattatttcttgatCTGTTTATATGTTAATGATAAagatgaaaaaataagaaatatagGATTTTTAGAGTTCATATAGTAATATTTCTTAATGTTCAAACAGGGTTGCACATCAACTGGCCCCATCTCACACTGCTTACCCCGTGAATTTGAGTGCCTTGATCGAATGACCTGTATCCATCAGTCTTGGGTGTGTGATGGAGACAGAGACTGCCCAGATGGCAGCGATGAGGATGTGTCACGTTGTCATAACATGACGTGCAGGCCAGATCAATTTCAGTGCCGCAATCGTATCTGCATCCCAGGACATTTGCACTGTTCAGGTCATGCAGAGTGCAGCGATGGAAGTGATGAGGAGAACTGCAGTGAGTACTTAGTGAGCAGCATGACTCacttgtgtatattgtgtgtaggcATATTATCAGTATGTAGTTTAATATACGAAAGTTGTGCATTAGGGAAGAGAGAATATTAAAAGCAACTTATTAAATCGTACCAATCAGTTCATTTATAAAATAAGTCATGCTTTTCTTAACAGCAACAACTGGactaaaaaaaaagtggtaacttGTGCTAATAGTTCACATTATGGTGggatttacaaataatttttttctgggcagttgtaaatgtaatttattgcCATAGTTTCCCCAAGTTTCTGGTCTACATGTTGGCagcagttttattatttttttctagatACTTACATACATTATTTGCTTCTCTCCTTCAAGCATCACCTGTGCCAAAGTGTGATCCAAAGACAGAGTTTGAATGTGGAGGCGGTATGTGCATACCTTTATCCTCGGTGTGTGATAAGAAGCCCGACTGTCCAAACTGGGAAGATGAACCACAAGAAAAATGTGGCAAGAATGAATGTGCTGTAAATAATGGTGGCTGCTCACAGAAGTGTGTTGATACGCCTGCTGGTTACTACTGTGACTGTCTTCCAGGGTTCAAGCTTGTTGATAATCATACTTGTGATGGTATGTATTACATCAATAGTATTCAACTAAAGTaattgaaaatttattttacttacacAAATTCAAAAGGAATCCATGACTACAATAATTAGTTTTGCAATTTTTTCTCCCACAAAGATGTGGTACACACTTTGAATTTTCTCCCTgtttaaatttataattatatttcaGATGTAAATGAATGTGAGATACCAGGGGCATGTTCACAAGAATGTATAAACGAGAAAGGAACTTTCAAATGTCAGTGCGTTGAGGGTTATTTAAGAGATCCAAGAGATCCAACAAGATGTAAAGCGATGGAAGGTCATGCATCACTGTTGTTTGCTCGTCGCCATGATATTAGGAAAATATCATTGGACCATCACGAGATGACAGCAATTGTTAATGACACAAAAAGTGCCACGGCACTGGATTTTGTGTTCCGGACAGGGATGATATTCTGGAGTGATGTAAGCGACCAAAAGATTTACAAGTAAGTTCCACAGCTGAATCTTGCTGTTATGTTAAGGGTTCAATATAACCACTAGCTAGATAATGTTTTCTTGATTCTTGCAACTTTTATTTATATTACTCATTGTGACTTGAATTAAGCATCTCAATTTATTTGTAAACTTATTGTATTGTACTTTCTGTAACTTGATATATTATGGTTTAGTGTGCAAAAGCAAAACTGATTCCCTGTTGATGATTTTGATCTAAACACTGAGTTCAGAGTAAAAATGACAGTGATAAGTCTAAGTCAATACAAAATGAAGAAATTGAGAGATGAAACCACTGTTTAAGGCTTGTGGAGATGATGGAAACTGTGTTTCTATGATAGACAAGAAAGTACATAATGAAGTAAAACTATTGCCTTGCAGACACATGGTTGTGAAAAAGTGCTAAGAGCGGTATAATGTTGCTGATAGTGAGGAAGATCTTTAAATAAAACAGACCAAAATCCCactcaaaatgaaattttataccTGAGAATAAGCTTACAAGGATAACGAAAGAAAAGCGCAACTTAAAACTTAACTTCTTGTTCATTACCTAAAAAGTTTTACTTACAGTACCCTTATTGCCAAAAATTAAGACTGGATGCCTAGATGTCTACAAGTAGATGCACATACTGCATATCACAGTGTCTCCATTTAGTGTGTGATAACATAATAGACCACAGACAGCTATAAAATTTTTAAAGCAGTAGATTTAAATCAAAGGAAAATTCATTTGGGAAAACCAATAAATTATGCGACAGAACTGCTGGGAGCTTATGCTACTACTGTAGTTCTTTGCTTGGTAAGAGAGAGGGGTTGATTAGGGAAGGTTGAAAAGGAAGGTCAGGCCCCTCAGACCCCAAGATGAGATGGATGCACGTCAAGTGAGGTCAAGGGTAGGaccttcctttttaaccttccccaacctATACCTCTTTCCTCCCTAAGGAAACAACTATTCGTTCTGAAACCTAGGATAGTACATCACTTTTACTGctgtgtgtgtccatcagagaagtACTGAAAGTTTCACCTCCTAAAGGCAATATGACCAGCGATTCTGTCCTATAATGTATTGAAATTAATACTGAAAGCAATATTCAGAAGTATGGCATGTTTTGGGTCCATTATATTATGGAAATTTTGTATGGCTCCACATGGAGCGATCAATTAAAAAATTAAGAAGTACAAAACATTCCATGAAGAGTAAAGTCATTCCACCTCAAATCTAAGCACTTAATCGTGCATATATATTCGTATGGGAAATAAACCATATGTAGAGGGAAAATCTAACAGCAAATAGACACAGTTCAAGCAAAATGTGTTTAAAGGAGTAGGCTCCTCAGTATTAGCCTATAAACTGTGTAAAGaagtacaaaatgaactaatcaaCACTTTTCTATGTACTACTGCAGTCTTCTTTGTGGGTAATGAGCctgctttatttttttctgtgtggcaTATGTTAAATATTTGCAGTAATGTAATATTAATACTGTATTACTTTTCAGGGCACCTATTGATGAAGGAAGTGAGCGGACTGTCGTAATAAAAGATCAGTTAACAACATCTGACGGTCTGGCAGTGGATTGGATTTACAATCACATTTATTGGACTGACACTGGGAAAAATACTATAGAGTTGGCAAATTTTGAAGGAAATATGCGTAAAATTCTAATAAAAGATGAGCTGGAGGAGCCTAGAGCTATCGCTGTAAATCCCTTGGATGGGTAAGTAAAAATAAATCGGTTTACAGTGTATCTCTTGAAGAGACTCAGTCATATAAATTTTGTTGCTCATACCAAGTGAGGCAGCACAGTAGACCTTGTCTTCTAAGAGCAGTGTTTCAAATCCTGGTCTCTGTTTTTACATGGCTTCCCAAAATTACTTAAAATTAATACTGTGGCAGTTCATTTGAAAAAGATGCAGCTAATTTCCTTCCTCAGTCTGAGTTTTGCTGCATCTCTAATGATGTAGTTGTCAAAAGACCAATAAACCTCAGTTCTCCCCCTCCcattttgtctttaatttttatagtttgtaatgtCCTTCTGCATTAATAAGGTTACACTTGtcaccaacactaaatttttggaaaGCTTTATTGCTAGAGATTGCCGTTTGCCATAGGAGATGCACAAATAAATGTTGCTTAATTACTTGCAGACACACACCTGGAAAGGGATGTTTCAAACAAAAGCTCTTCATCAATGAATCACTTTTGAAATTGTCAAAAGAATAACCCTGAAACTTGGGAAATACATTTCTCTGTAAAATATGGCATTGTGGTTTAGTAAATTAACTTACACCTGGAAAGGGATGTTTCAAACAAAAGCTCTTCATCAATGAATCACTTTTGAAATTGTCAAAAGAATAACCCTGAAACTTGGGATATACATTTCTCTGTAAAATATGGCATTGTGGTTTAGTAAATTAACTTACTTAGTAGGCTACACTTAACATCAAGATGATAACTACAGAATTGTACAAACTGTCAAATACAATGTTGATAAACAGACACATTTCACCTTAAAAGAGTGCCTTGACTGAGCATACTAATCCAGAACCACCAGCTTACACAAAACACAGATGCATATAccagaaacaaaatgtaaaaagaTAAAGCTGATGATGTTGTCCCATACAGAGGAtaatcagttttaaataaaattttcaccATTCTTTGATAGAGAAATGAAATTCTAGAATAAAATAAATTCATTCGACACACAGCATATCTGCTTTTACAATAAAATCTTTTAATAAGACTGTGATGACTAAAAACTGTTCCTCTGTACTTACAAAACTTAGAAATTTGGTAGACCCAGAGTATAAGTTGGGTGTTTTTCCTCATGCAATTGTTTATATTCCTTCAAAGTTTCTTCTTTGTCAGCTGAAtgatgaaatttgaaaataatactGAAATCCACTGCATTAGATTTTCAAGCCTAACTGTGGAATGAAAATAATAGATGGCTAATATCTTCATAGGGCACTGTGATGGCAATGTTAGAACAGCTACCGATATCCATATATTCTGGAGACGTAAGATTGAGAGCTGCCAGGGTGACTGGTAGTAAATTAACAAAATATATCTCACTTTCAGAAGTTCTGTGAATTTCTTGTTCCATGGATCTCTCTTTCAATCTGTATATCTCTTTCTAAAGTTTTCATACTGTTCAGTATACTCACAAAACTGATTTTATGATTCTAATAGGTGGATGTACTGGACTGACTGGGGTACAAACCCAAAGATTGAAAGGGCGGGCATGGATGGTGCTCACCGCCAGACAATAGTCTCTTATGAAGTGAAATGGCCCAACGGCTTAACCCTTGACCTTGTAAAGAAAAGAGTATACTGGGTAGATGCCAAGCTAAATGTTATATCTTCTTGCAACTATGATGGAAGTGGTCGGAGAGTTATTTTGTACTCACCGGAGCATCTTCAGCACCCATTCTCAGTGACAACATTTGAGGACTGGGTGTACTGGACTGACTGGGACAAGCAGGCAGTTTACAAGGCAAATAAATTCACTGGGAAAGATGTTTCTGCAATTACAGCAACACACATGGTAAATACTTCCTATTTGAGGTTATGGCTGAATAAGCTCATAGAAACTCAATAatataatgtatgtgtttcatGAAATGTCtttgctttttgttgttgttgttgttgtatgaaaAACCCTCAACACTGATTACTTACTCATAATCTGTATCATTTATCACACAAAATGTCTTAACTTCACAGCTCCAAAATCCAATGGTAATCCATGTGTATCACCCATATCGGCAACCCGATGGTGAAAATCATTGCCAAGCAGTTAATGGCCACTGCTCTCATCTTTGCCTGCCGGCAGCTCAGATAAATGCACATTCACCAAAAATTTCTTGTGCATGTCCTGACGGCCTGCAGTTAATGCAGGATGGTTTGATGTGTGCTGAGGCTGGTAAGTATACATTATACTGACAGAAAGCATGTACTGGAATATAAACATATATATCACCATGTAGACAATGAGGAATTTGATTTTACTGGGTTCACATATTTGCTAGTGTACTCTACCTGACCTATCCAACTTCTGATAATATCAAAATGACAAGACCTATaatttgtttagtgcaataaaaatGTGTATCAGATAAACCTTACCTTGAAAGTTTAGAGCATGCAAATGAGAGTTCAGTTCCTTATAATGAAAGCATACCCAGTGTCAGGCAAAAATGCTATGATGCCAGATGAATTAATGGTGACTACTTTCCATGCACGTGATAAGTGATTTATTTGTACAGGATGATAAACTGATGACATATATCTGACATGAAATGCTTGGGAGAAGCAAATCTTGTTCTTTCTTAATGGATGcttacaaataaaaattgcagatttATTAGATATGGAAGTCCATTGGTTTAACAAATTCATGGTGATTACGTCTTGCAAATTTTTTAGCAGCATCTGCAACTGAAGGAGATATGGAAATTGGAATCATTGAGTGTTatataataatttaaatgtatcATATACAACTAACAACAGCTTTATTTATGTCTTGTTGTTTAACAATATGGTGCTTTCAACTGGGACATTCACTGGAATTACCTGTTCATTAAGAATTATAGCCAAAGCCCTACAAAAGGAGGGGGAAAATTATGGGAATTATGTAGCAACGTTGTTAGTGCAATGGCACACGGCGTTTAATCTGTAGTTCTTCTACAGTTTTGCACTCATAATGCATGCCATTTTTAGTGATGTGTAGGATTTAAATCTGCAGTTTATTTTACAGGCTGCTGTAGGATTTTCTGTCCATTGTCTAATGTAATTCTGTGAGAAGTATCTTTACATACAGCTTGTATGCACATGTCTTTTGCATGATTTTGTGTAATTTGCATGAACCcagtaattatttattgttttcattatatTTAAGTTATTTTATGGCAAAATTACTAGTCTAATGATCATGTAGTTGTGATACTACTACCATCACAACTGTGTGATGGTACAGCAGAGACCATGAAGATGATTACTGTGTATACAAGAAAAGGCAGTAGTAGTGTTACAGGTATTCCATGTGTTGCAATTTCGTCATTTGCGTGATTTCTGGCCTGCTCTAGCAACATTTTATCAGTTTACATGGTTATAGGAAGAGGAAAGAAATTCTAGAATTTTTGGATACGACAGGTAGTCTAGAATAGGTCAGCAATTTGGGTTAACAACCATCATCACTCGGCATTTCATTAAGAATGAGCTTAATTGCATCACATTGCTTTAAGTATTCAACAAATCTGTATGATGTGACCACCATTTAAGTCCAAACAGGTTGTTTAGTTTGTTAAACAACTGACTATCAGCACCGAAAGTATGGGATATCCTTGTTAATTTATATCCGATAGCATCACTTTCCAAATTAGAGAAATGCTGATGAAATTTTGCCTAGATTAAAGATTTCTTTAAACTTCTGAAACCTCTCATAACTACAGTTCTGAATTCAACAACAGGAATAAGGACTTTGTTTTGGATATTGGAAACCCCATCATGCAAAATTATTTCCATGTTGGCAAAAATTCCACCATACAAAATGGGACTGCAAATAGTCACAAGCAGTTCAGTTTTCTCAGTATATTTTGTAAAATGACATGTATTAAGATATATATTTATTGCTTGGAAAACTTTCCCTTGTTGTCGAAGTTACTACTGCCatagaagaaataattttaacatatcaaaaattacttaattattttactaaaagttttgaaatattttcagcTACAACTACTAGCACTACTACTACTGAAGAACCAGACTGGGATTACCGTGATACTTTGGGTTCAAGTCAGTTTCAAAACACTCAAACTACATTAACCCATTCACATACCCAGAGTGAGTAA
This window encodes:
- the LOC126482401 gene encoding very low-density lipoprotein receptor isoform X1, giving the protein MAFVYLRSPLSLTPWCLVILSLFAATLVPGGAATGSLLALDDSACTLRQFQCANGHCIPLTWMCEGEDDCGDNSDETNAVCRETRECTEQEFRCNNGRCIPSHWQCDNEKDCADGSDEIPQVCQQKKCASDEFTCRTAPGECVPLAWMCDDNPDCSDGSDEKACNETCRSDEFTCGNSKCIQQRWVCDRDDDCGDGSDEKDCPKTTCAPETEFNCSDNNMCITARWQCDGDLDCQDGSDEQGCTSTGPISHCLPREFECLDRMTCIHQSWVCDGDRDCPDGSDEDVSRCHNMTCRPDQFQCRNRICIPGHLHCSGHAECSDGSDEENCTSPVPKCDPKTEFECGGGMCIPLSSVCDKKPDCPNWEDEPQEKCGKNECAVNNGGCSQKCVDTPAGYYCDCLPGFKLVDNHTCDDVNECEIPGACSQECINEKGTFKCQCVEGYLRDPRDPTRCKAMEGHASLLFARRHDIRKISLDHHEMTAIVNDTKSATALDFVFRTGMIFWSDVSDQKIYKAPIDEGSERTVVIKDQLTTSDGLAVDWIYNHIYWTDTGKNTIELANFEGNMRKILIKDELEEPRAIAVNPLDGWMYWTDWGTNPKIERAGMDGAHRQTIVSYEVKWPNGLTLDLVKKRVYWVDAKLNVISSCNYDGSGRRVILYSPEHLQHPFSVTTFEDWVYWTDWDKQAVYKANKFTGKDVSAITATHMLQNPMVIHVYHPYRQPDGENHCQAVNGHCSHLCLPAAQINAHSPKISCACPDGLQLMQDGLMCAEAATTTSTTTTEEPDWDYRDTLGSSQFQNTQTTLTHSHTQTSPNESTTKLVAGPDAFPIEDTDSGMVAGIVIGVVTVILILAAIVALVVYRHYLHRNVTSMNFDNPVYRKTTEDQFSLEKNQYQPQRIYPATVGEEAHEPLTSPGTNDYV
- the LOC126482401 gene encoding very low-density lipoprotein receptor isoform X2 codes for the protein MAFVYLRSPLSLTPWCLVILSLFAATLVPGGAATGSLLALDDSACTLRQFQCANGHCIPLTWMCEGEDDCGDNSDETNAVCRETRECTEQEFRCNNGRCIPSHWQCDNEKDCADGSDEIPQVCQAHVCGRNQWTCEPGICISSAWRCDGQPDCPNFSDEEGCNETCRSDEFTCGNSKCIQQRWVCDRDDDCGDGSDEKDCPKTTCAPETEFNCSDNNMCITARWQCDGDLDCQDGSDEQGCTSTGPISHCLPREFECLDRMTCIHQSWVCDGDRDCPDGSDEDVSRCHNMTCRPDQFQCRNRICIPGHLHCSGHAECSDGSDEENCTSPVPKCDPKTEFECGGGMCIPLSSVCDKKPDCPNWEDEPQEKCGKNECAVNNGGCSQKCVDTPAGYYCDCLPGFKLVDNHTCDDVNECEIPGACSQECINEKGTFKCQCVEGYLRDPRDPTRCKAMEGHASLLFARRHDIRKISLDHHEMTAIVNDTKSATALDFVFRTGMIFWSDVSDQKIYKAPIDEGSERTVVIKDQLTTSDGLAVDWIYNHIYWTDTGKNTIELANFEGNMRKILIKDELEEPRAIAVNPLDGWMYWTDWGTNPKIERAGMDGAHRQTIVSYEVKWPNGLTLDLVKKRVYWVDAKLNVISSCNYDGSGRRVILYSPEHLQHPFSVTTFEDWVYWTDWDKQAVYKANKFTGKDVSAITATHMLQNPMVIHVYHPYRQPDGENHCQAVNGHCSHLCLPAAQINAHSPKISCACPDGLQLMQDGLMCAEAATTTSTTTTEEPDWDYRDTLGSSQFQNTQTTLTHSHTQTSPNESTTKLVAGPDAFPIEDTDSGMVAGIVIGVVTVILILAAIVALVVYRHYLHRNVTSMNFDNPVYRKTTEDQFSLEKNQYQPQRIYPATVGEEAHEPLTSPGTNDYV
- the LOC126482401 gene encoding very low-density lipoprotein receptor isoform X3, whose protein sequence is MAFVYLRSPLSLTPWCLVILSLFAATLVPGGAATGSLLALDDSACTLRQFQCANGHCIPLTWMCEGEDDCGDNSDETNAVCRETRECTEQEFRCNNGRCIPSHWQCDNEKDCADGSDEIPQVCQQKKCASDEFTCRTAPGECVPLAWMCDDNPDCSDGSDEKACNETCRSDEFTCGNSKCIQQRWVCDRDDDCGDGSDEKDCPKTTCAPETEFNCSDNNMCITARWQCDGDLDCQDGSDEQGCTSTGPISHCLPREFECLDRMTCIHQSWVCDGDRDCPDGSDEDVSRCHNMTCRPDQFQCRNRICIPGHLHCSGHAECSDGSDEENCTSPVPKCDPKTEFECGGGMCIPLSSVCDKKPDCPNWEDEPQEKCGKNECAVNNGGCSQKCVDTPAGYYCDCLPGFKLVDNHTCDDVNECEIPGACSQECINEKGTFKCQCVEGYLRDPRDPTRCKAMEGHASLLFARRHDIRKISLDHHEMTAIVNDTKSATALDFVFRTGMIFWSDVSDQKIYKAPIDEGSERTVVIKDQLTTSDGLAVDWIYNHIYWTDTGKNTIELANFEGNMRKILIKDELEEPRAIAVNPLDGWMYWTDWGTNPKIERAGMDGAHRQTIVSYEVKWPNGLTLDLVKKRVYWVDAKLNVISSCNYDGSGRRVILYSPEHLQHPFSVTTFEDWVYWTDWDKQAVYKANKFTGKDVSAITATHMLQNPMVIHVYHPYRQPDGENHCQAVNGHCSHLCLPAAQINAHSPKISCACPDGLQLMQDGLMCAEAASPNESTTKLVAGPDAFPIEDTDSGMVAGIVIGVVTVILILAAIVALVVYRHYLHRNVTSMNFDNPVYRKTTEDQFSLEKNQYQPQRIYPATVGEEAHEPLTSPGTNDYV
- the LOC126482401 gene encoding very low-density lipoprotein receptor isoform X5 — its product is MDSASGRAALPQLLALFAAMLLASAAVADGFYYHDETRECTEQEFRCNNGRCIPSHWQCDNEKDCADGSDEIPQVCQAHVCGRNQWTCEPGICISSAWRCDGQPDCPNFSDEEGCNETCRSDEFTCGNSKCIQQRWVCDRDDDCGDGSDEKDCPKTTCAPETEFNCSDNNMCITARWQCDGDLDCQDGSDEQGCTSTGPISHCLPREFECLDRMTCIHQSWVCDGDRDCPDGSDEDVSRCHNMTCRPDQFQCRNRICIPGHLHCSGHAECSDGSDEENCTSPVPKCDPKTEFECGGGMCIPLSSVCDKKPDCPNWEDEPQEKCGKNECAVNNGGCSQKCVDTPAGYYCDCLPGFKLVDNHTCDDVNECEIPGACSQECINEKGTFKCQCVEGYLRDPRDPTRCKAMEGHASLLFARRHDIRKISLDHHEMTAIVNDTKSATALDFVFRTGMIFWSDVSDQKIYKAPIDEGSERTVVIKDQLTTSDGLAVDWIYNHIYWTDTGKNTIELANFEGNMRKILIKDELEEPRAIAVNPLDGWMYWTDWGTNPKIERAGMDGAHRQTIVSYEVKWPNGLTLDLVKKRVYWVDAKLNVISSCNYDGSGRRVILYSPEHLQHPFSVTTFEDWVYWTDWDKQAVYKANKFTGKDVSAITATHMLQNPMVIHVYHPYRQPDGENHCQAVNGHCSHLCLPAAQINAHSPKISCACPDGLQLMQDGLMCAEAATTTSTTTTEEPDWDYRDTLGSSQFQNTQTTLTHSHTQTSPNESTTKLVAGPDAFPIEDTDSGMVAGIVIGVVTVILILAAIVALVVYRHYLHRNVTSMNFDNPVYRKTTEDQFSLEKNQYQPQRIYPATVGEEAHEPLTSPGTNDYV
- the LOC126482401 gene encoding very low-density lipoprotein receptor isoform X4: MDSASGRAALPQLLALFAAMLLASAAVADGFYYHDETRECTEQEFRCNNGRCIPSHWQCDNEKDCADGSDEIPQVCQQKKCASDEFTCRTAPGECVPLAWMCDDNPDCSDGSDEKACNETCRSDEFTCGNSKCIQQRWVCDRDDDCGDGSDEKDCPKTTCAPETEFNCSDNNMCITARWQCDGDLDCQDGSDEQGCTSTGPISHCLPREFECLDRMTCIHQSWVCDGDRDCPDGSDEDVSRCHNMTCRPDQFQCRNRICIPGHLHCSGHAECSDGSDEENCTSPVPKCDPKTEFECGGGMCIPLSSVCDKKPDCPNWEDEPQEKCGKNECAVNNGGCSQKCVDTPAGYYCDCLPGFKLVDNHTCDDVNECEIPGACSQECINEKGTFKCQCVEGYLRDPRDPTRCKAMEGHASLLFARRHDIRKISLDHHEMTAIVNDTKSATALDFVFRTGMIFWSDVSDQKIYKAPIDEGSERTVVIKDQLTTSDGLAVDWIYNHIYWTDTGKNTIELANFEGNMRKILIKDELEEPRAIAVNPLDGWMYWTDWGTNPKIERAGMDGAHRQTIVSYEVKWPNGLTLDLVKKRVYWVDAKLNVISSCNYDGSGRRVILYSPEHLQHPFSVTTFEDWVYWTDWDKQAVYKANKFTGKDVSAITATHMLQNPMVIHVYHPYRQPDGENHCQAVNGHCSHLCLPAAQINAHSPKISCACPDGLQLMQDGLMCAEAATTTSTTTTEEPDWDYRDTLGSSQFQNTQTTLTHSHTQTSPNESTTKLVAGPDAFPIEDTDSGMVAGIVIGVVTVILILAAIVALVVYRHYLHRNVTSMNFDNPVYRKTTEDQFSLEKNQYQPQRIYPATVGEEAHEPLTSPGTNDYV